Proteins co-encoded in one Hymenobacter swuensis DY53 genomic window:
- a CDS encoding tetratricopeptide repeat protein gives MKFIPRLALAASLSAAAPLAASAQQTQVFTADERHFQEGLELFDRGKYGAAQQAFQRYLDLTQRRTGELAPGRTQDAEYYYAVAGLYLFHPDAEDRILAFATQNPAHPKAAQAYFELGKFYFDKKDYVRAIDYLQKVGPDNLTDDQRAEAEFKLGYAYFAQKEFDKAKLQFDRNKAGNHQYRFASSYYAGYLAYRAGDYAGARKDLAVAEQNDAYKPVVPAVMSQIYYKEGDYDGLIAYATPVLSQTPPPQSADEIQLLVGDAYYQKEDFKQAAEYFDKYAAGRKKIEPEVQYKIGYANFKQGDFKGAIGNLKGVAARRDSLGQNAAYHLGLSYLKTNQKPLALNSFDAARKLTFDKVITENATLKYAQISYELGNTQEVINALREFSKRYPRSKNRAAADDILSQSFLNSSDYAQALNYLDNLDDRSQKLNATYQRVAYLQAATLYNDNRYQDALPVLDKSLKYPEDEALRAAAQVLKGEIYSIGQQYQPAITAYTAAARTARTGSASETDFDQKARYGLGYAYYNTKQYDRARQQFQAWLQDPVAKPADANYYDVTLRLGDTYYIGKQYQQALDQYNKVIQANAADKDYAYYQKSVVLGLLGKREEAGATLSTLLKTSPNSRYADDAVYQQAQLDYEAGSFQPAVDGFTKLINNRPNSALIPQALQKRGVAYQNLDQHDKAAEDFKRVLTQFPRTKAASSAIYSLQESLSAQGKTEEFDQYLAQFKQQNPDSKATESVEFEAAKSLYLAEKYAQAIPRLEGYLQQYPSTTLAADGRYFLADSYLRTGRKTDALPRLKAVVEEGKSEFVNRAVGRVADLEFENKNYAEAAKYYGRLREVSQNKREVANAGIGLMKSYYEAGDLEGTRRVAQELQAQGGASLNATNLALLYLGKASYKAGSLEQAIGELTTAAATAKDESGAEAQYLIASALYQQKKYPEALDAAYKSNSDFANYDLWLGRAFLLIADVYREQNEIFQARATLNSIIDNKFPVAEVVVGAKERLAALPADPAAPAPTPPKTTPKSAPATPPKSTTKPGTTTKPTGKTTPGKTPVRNSLAPSEVQPADTTSNPSTTPREE, from the coding sequence ATGAAGTTTATACCCCGTTTGGCGCTGGCCGCCTCCCTTTCCGCTGCCGCCCCCCTGGCAGCTTCGGCCCAGCAAACGCAGGTGTTCACCGCTGATGAACGCCACTTCCAGGAAGGCCTCGAACTATTCGACCGTGGCAAGTACGGCGCGGCCCAGCAGGCTTTCCAACGCTACCTCGACCTCACCCAGCGCCGCACCGGCGAGCTGGCCCCCGGCCGCACCCAGGATGCCGAGTACTACTACGCCGTAGCCGGCCTCTACCTATTCCACCCCGACGCCGAGGACCGCATCCTGGCCTTCGCCACCCAGAACCCGGCCCACCCCAAAGCCGCCCAGGCCTACTTCGAGCTGGGCAAGTTCTACTTCGACAAGAAGGACTACGTGCGGGCCATCGACTACCTGCAGAAGGTGGGCCCCGATAACCTCACTGACGACCAGCGGGCCGAGGCCGAGTTTAAGCTCGGCTACGCCTACTTCGCCCAGAAGGAGTTCGACAAGGCCAAGCTGCAGTTTGACCGCAACAAAGCCGGCAACCACCAGTACCGCTTCGCCAGCTCTTACTACGCCGGCTACCTGGCCTACCGCGCCGGCGACTACGCCGGGGCCCGCAAGGACCTGGCCGTGGCCGAGCAGAACGACGCCTACAAGCCCGTGGTGCCGGCCGTGATGAGCCAAATCTACTACAAGGAAGGCGACTACGACGGGCTGATTGCATACGCCACTCCGGTGCTGAGCCAGACCCCGCCGCCCCAGAGCGCCGACGAGATTCAACTGCTGGTGGGCGACGCCTACTATCAGAAGGAGGACTTCAAGCAGGCCGCCGAGTACTTCGACAAGTACGCCGCCGGCCGCAAGAAAATCGAGCCCGAGGTGCAGTACAAAATCGGGTACGCCAACTTCAAGCAAGGCGACTTTAAGGGCGCCATCGGCAACCTGAAGGGCGTGGCCGCCCGCCGCGACTCGCTGGGCCAGAACGCGGCTTACCACCTGGGGCTGAGCTACCTCAAAACCAATCAAAAGCCGTTGGCTCTGAACTCGTTTGACGCGGCCCGCAAGCTCACCTTCGACAAGGTGATTACCGAAAACGCTACGTTGAAGTACGCCCAGATAAGCTACGAGCTGGGCAACACCCAGGAAGTCATCAACGCCCTGCGCGAATTTAGCAAGCGGTACCCCCGCTCCAAGAACCGCGCCGCCGCCGATGACATCCTAAGCCAGAGCTTCCTCAACTCCTCCGACTACGCTCAGGCCCTCAATTACCTCGACAACCTCGACGACCGGAGCCAGAAGCTCAACGCCACGTACCAGCGCGTAGCCTACCTGCAGGCGGCCACCCTCTACAACGACAACCGCTACCAGGACGCCCTGCCGGTGCTCGATAAGAGCCTGAAATACCCCGAGGACGAGGCCCTGCGCGCCGCCGCCCAGGTACTGAAAGGCGAAATCTACAGCATCGGGCAGCAGTACCAGCCCGCCATTACGGCCTACACCGCCGCCGCCCGCACGGCCCGCACCGGCTCGGCCTCCGAAACCGACTTCGACCAGAAGGCCCGCTACGGCCTGGGCTACGCCTACTACAACACCAAGCAGTACGACCGGGCCCGGCAGCAGTTCCAGGCCTGGCTGCAGGACCCCGTGGCCAAGCCCGCCGACGCCAACTACTACGACGTGACCCTGCGCCTGGGCGACACCTACTACATCGGCAAACAGTACCAGCAGGCCCTGGACCAGTATAACAAAGTCATTCAGGCCAACGCCGCCGATAAGGACTACGCCTACTACCAGAAAAGCGTGGTGCTGGGGCTGCTGGGCAAGCGGGAGGAAGCCGGCGCCACGCTGAGCACCCTGCTTAAAACCTCGCCCAACTCGCGCTACGCCGACGACGCGGTGTACCAGCAGGCCCAGCTCGATTACGAGGCCGGCTCGTTCCAGCCCGCCGTGGATGGCTTTACCAAGCTCATCAACAACCGCCCCAACTCGGCCCTGATTCCGCAGGCTCTGCAGAAGCGCGGCGTGGCCTACCAGAACCTGGACCAGCACGACAAGGCCGCCGAGGACTTCAAGCGGGTGCTCACCCAGTTTCCGCGCACCAAGGCCGCCAGCAGCGCCATCTACAGCCTGCAGGAAAGCCTGAGCGCCCAGGGCAAAACGGAGGAATTCGACCAGTACCTGGCCCAGTTCAAACAGCAGAACCCCGATAGCAAGGCCACCGAAAGCGTGGAGTTTGAGGCCGCCAAGTCGCTGTACCTGGCCGAGAAGTACGCCCAGGCCATTCCGCGCCTGGAAGGCTACCTGCAGCAGTACCCCAGCACCACCCTGGCCGCCGACGGCCGCTACTTCCTAGCCGACTCCTACCTGCGCACCGGCCGCAAAACCGACGCGCTGCCCCGCCTGAAAGCGGTGGTGGAGGAAGGCAAGAGCGAGTTTGTGAACCGGGCCGTGGGCCGGGTGGCCGACCTGGAGTTTGAAAACAAGAACTACGCCGAGGCCGCCAAGTACTACGGCCGCCTGCGCGAAGTGTCGCAGAACAAGCGCGAGGTGGCCAACGCAGGCATTGGGCTGATGAAGAGCTACTACGAGGCCGGCGACCTGGAAGGCACCCGCCGGGTGGCCCAGGAGCTGCAGGCCCAGGGCGGCGCTTCGCTCAACGCCACCAACCTGGCCCTGCTGTACCTGGGTAAGGCCAGCTACAAAGCCGGCAGCCTGGAGCAGGCCATCGGCGAGCTGACCACGGCCGCCGCTACCGCCAAGGATGAAAGCGGGGCCGAAGCCCAGTATCTCATTGCCAGCGCCCTCTACCAGCAGAAGAAGTACCCCGAAGCCCTGGACGCGGCCTACAAGAGCAACTCCGACTTCGCCAACTACGATCTGTGGCTGGGCCGGGCCTTCCTGCTGATTGCCGACGTGTACCGGGAGCAGAACGAAATCTTCCAGGCCCGCGCCACGCTCAACTCCATCATCGACAACAAATTCCCGGTAGCCGAGGTGGTGGTCGGGGCCAAGGAGCGCCTCGCCGCCCTGCCCGCCGACCCCGCCGCGCCGGCCCCGACCCCGCCCAAAACCACGCCCAAGTCGGCCCCGGCTACCCCGCCTAAATCGACTACCAAACCCGGTACTACCACCAAGCCCACCGGCAAAACCACTCCGGGCAAAACGCCGGTGCGCAACTCCCTGGCCCCCTCGGAGGTGCAGCCCGCCGACACCACCAGCAACCCCAGCACCACGCCCCGGGAGGAGTAG
- a CDS encoding alpha/beta fold hydrolase: MRALFILLLLFCLTFTSFAQPTVLHGLVLDAATQNPVPFASVGVAGRPFGTVADEVGRFRFQLPDSVQQPVVVSCVGYQAQPVPLRSLQTVAESVIRLQPAAQQLGAVTIRPGKVRTHTFGRTASSTFMTARLYTEPGAGQDERAREQGTIVPISPDCHLRDVNLHVAFNRFRAVTFRLLLYRVRNGLPAEPLPQPDIRFTVTQPRGWVKVDLQPYHLVLPELREVAVTVQWLRSDAAPDSAKGFAFSAVPLPGHSILTRSKSEAQWQQTAPGYLSLYLTADTYADTSRATALAPLSDTPAAAAPDAPAQYALPDSLNYLRYGSGPALPNSARYGSNPAAGHYVPVQGGRLYYERYGKGQPLLLLHGNGQSVTAFQLQIAELASHFEVIALDTRAQGRSQDFTTTPLTYDLFAEDVRQLLDSLHLQQVDILGWSDGGNTALKLALAHPTRVRRMAIMGANLFPTAEALEPALLRQFRQQLANTQPATGNPARLLRLLLQEPQLTFAQLGGLATPTLVLAGQHDVVLEAHTRAIARALPHSQLVIFPGATHYAPQEVPVVFNATVLRFFRQPQGAAKPVSPSR, encoded by the coding sequence ATGCGCGCACTATTCATTCTGTTACTACTCTTCTGTTTGACGTTTACTTCCTTCGCTCAGCCCACCGTGCTGCACGGCCTAGTGCTCGATGCCGCTACCCAAAACCCGGTACCATTCGCCTCGGTGGGCGTGGCTGGCCGGCCCTTTGGCACGGTGGCCGATGAGGTGGGTCGCTTCCGGTTTCAGCTGCCCGATTCGGTGCAACAGCCAGTGGTGGTGTCCTGCGTGGGGTACCAAGCGCAGCCCGTGCCGCTGCGGAGCCTGCAGACGGTGGCCGAGTCGGTTATCCGGCTGCAGCCGGCCGCGCAGCAACTCGGGGCCGTTACCATCCGACCCGGAAAAGTGCGCACCCACACCTTTGGGCGCACCGCCAGCAGCACCTTCATGACGGCCCGCCTCTACACTGAGCCCGGGGCCGGGCAGGATGAGCGGGCCCGCGAGCAGGGTACCATCGTGCCCATCAGCCCCGATTGTCACCTGCGCGACGTGAACCTGCACGTGGCCTTCAACCGGTTCCGGGCGGTAACGTTCAGGCTGCTGCTGTACCGGGTGCGCAACGGGCTGCCCGCCGAGCCCCTGCCCCAGCCGGATATCCGCTTCACCGTAACCCAACCCCGGGGGTGGGTAAAAGTCGATTTGCAGCCCTATCACCTAGTCTTGCCAGAGCTGCGGGAAGTAGCCGTGACCGTGCAGTGGCTGCGCAGTGATGCGGCCCCCGATAGCGCCAAGGGCTTCGCCTTTTCGGCCGTGCCGCTGCCGGGCCACAGCATTCTTACCCGCTCCAAAAGCGAGGCCCAGTGGCAGCAGACCGCGCCCGGCTACCTCAGCCTCTACCTCACGGCCGACACGTACGCCGACACCTCCCGCGCCACCGCCTTAGCCCCCCTTTCCGACACCCCGGCCGCTGCTGCTCCCGATGCGCCAGCCCAATACGCGCTGCCGGATAGCCTCAACTACCTGCGGTACGGCTCCGGCCCGGCCCTTCCCAACTCCGCCCGCTACGGCAGCAACCCGGCCGCCGGCCACTACGTGCCGGTCCAGGGCGGGCGGCTCTATTACGAGCGGTACGGGAAGGGTCAGCCGCTGCTGCTGCTGCACGGCAATGGCCAGTCGGTGACCGCTTTCCAGTTGCAGATTGCCGAACTGGCCAGCCATTTCGAGGTTATTGCCCTTGATACCCGCGCTCAGGGCCGCAGCCAGGATTTCACCACCACGCCGCTTACCTACGACCTGTTTGCCGAAGATGTCCGTCAGCTGCTCGACTCTTTGCACCTGCAGCAAGTAGATATCCTTGGTTGGAGCGACGGCGGCAATACAGCCCTGAAACTGGCACTTGCCCACCCCACCCGCGTGCGGCGCATGGCCATCATGGGAGCCAACCTGTTCCCGACTGCCGAGGCCCTGGAGCCGGCCCTGCTCCGGCAGTTCCGGCAGCAGCTGGCAAATACTCAGCCCGCCACCGGCAACCCCGCCCGTCTGCTCCGACTGCTGCTCCAAGAGCCCCAGCTCACCTTCGCTCAGCTAGGCGGCCTTGCCACGCCCACGCTGGTACTGGCCGGGCAGCACGATGTAGTGCTGGAAGCCCACACCCGCGCCATTGCCCGGGCTTTGCCGCACAGCCAGCTGGTTATTTTCCCCGGGGCCACGCATTACGCGCCGCAGGAAGTGCCTGTGGTATTTAACGCAACAGTCCTGCGGTTTTTCCGGCAGCCGCAAGGGGCAGCAAAGCCGGTGAGTCCGTCGCGTTAG
- a CDS encoding FG-GAP-like repeat-containing protein has product MRQRLPLFLAGSLLLPTLSGFAQSFPVFPQPIGYGVGSPYPETPRSVVAVDLNRDGRPDVATANLVGSTVGVLLNGATSTLGPVTTYAVGNRPNAIVAADFNGDLYPDLAVTSYGGQSVSVLRNDRSGRFNAAVNYPTPNNAAAYDLAAGDLTGDGRPDLAVLSSAAGTTQLSILASLSNGTFAEAGTLLTLPQGAEGIAIADMNADGKADVIVSNGATATFEVLRNAGNGVLTSVGRYPGAQDGIELLVADFNGDGRPDVAQADFANAATITLATATGFAVPVSYPAGLGSTGITSADVNADGFRDVIVSNSRSNDVTILLGSATGAFTSVGSFAAGVTTYDVAVADLTGDGRPDLVTANYVQTVSQSLSVLPGLGNGRFAAATSTAINAPNGPLRLAQGDLNADGRPDVVTVSGLSPMASNLAVLLRRPDGTLDPAVTYPVGSQPEAVTLADVNGDGRLDVVTANRGAASLSVLLNPAGTGVLSQATTISVPGNPTGVVAADFNADGRPDLAVSGATGNSVAVLLNIGNGQFASPLTLPTGAFSTGLVATDVDADGRLDLAAAHSTGPIAVLRNLGTGQFAAPSVIAASGAPVQIIAADLTGDNRPELLTSSEGRSPVVVLRNDGSGQFQVEPQPNGFYSSGLSVADIYGDSQPEVLVTSARNNEVSILRNTNGVLSFGVILVVSGAPYDVAVADVNADGRPDLTVANLGASAVNTFLQGGGTVTSSQTMVAATDQWLVYPNPAADRLHLRFSGANFTSSYRAELLDATGRIVLSTVLDGHLSAQELQVEKIARGSYVLRLTSASTSLIRHILLR; this is encoded by the coding sequence ATGCGTCAACGCTTACCTCTTTTCCTAGCCGGTAGCCTGCTGCTGCCGACTCTGTCGGGCTTCGCGCAGTCTTTCCCGGTTTTTCCGCAACCCATCGGCTACGGCGTCGGCTCTCCCTACCCCGAAACGCCCCGCAGCGTAGTAGCCGTTGATTTAAACCGGGACGGCCGACCGGATGTGGCAACGGCGAACCTAGTGGGAAGCACTGTAGGGGTACTATTGAATGGCGCTACCAGTACACTAGGGCCCGTGACTACTTATGCCGTGGGGAATCGGCCAAACGCTATTGTGGCCGCTGATTTTAATGGCGACCTGTACCCCGACCTAGCCGTAACATCCTACGGAGGGCAGTCGGTATCGGTGTTGCGCAACGACCGTTCCGGTCGCTTCAATGCGGCCGTCAACTACCCAACCCCTAACAATGCCGCTGCCTATGACTTGGCGGCCGGCGACCTGACGGGGGATGGCCGTCCGGATCTGGCCGTCCTCAGCTCCGCGGCAGGAACTACCCAGCTGAGCATCTTAGCGAGCCTGAGCAACGGGACGTTCGCGGAAGCCGGGACCCTGCTCACCCTGCCCCAGGGGGCGGAGGGCATTGCCATAGCCGATATGAATGCCGATGGTAAGGCGGATGTAATCGTTTCGAATGGTGCCACGGCTACCTTTGAAGTGCTACGCAATGCCGGCAACGGCGTACTTACGTCCGTGGGGCGCTATCCGGGCGCGCAGGACGGGATAGAGCTATTGGTGGCTGATTTTAACGGGGATGGCCGCCCGGACGTGGCGCAGGCCGACTTTGCCAACGCGGCCACTATTACCCTGGCCACGGCCACCGGCTTTGCGGTCCCTGTAAGCTACCCGGCCGGCCTGGGCTCTACGGGCATTACCAGCGCCGATGTGAATGCCGATGGCTTTCGGGACGTCATCGTATCCAATAGCCGCAGCAACGACGTCACCATCCTGTTGGGCTCGGCTACCGGTGCGTTTACGTCGGTCGGTTCCTTTGCCGCCGGAGTAACGACTTATGATGTAGCCGTGGCGGACCTGACGGGCGACGGCCGCCCGGACCTGGTTACGGCCAATTACGTCCAGACGGTTTCCCAGTCGCTGAGCGTGTTACCGGGCCTGGGCAACGGCCGGTTCGCCGCCGCCACCTCTACTGCTATCAACGCTCCCAATGGTCCGCTGCGGCTGGCCCAGGGCGACCTGAACGCCGATGGGCGGCCCGATGTGGTAACGGTAAGCGGCCTTTCGCCTATGGCCAGCAACCTAGCCGTGCTACTCCGTCGGCCCGATGGCACCCTAGATCCTGCAGTTACCTATCCGGTTGGCAGCCAGCCCGAAGCGGTAACGCTGGCAGATGTAAATGGCGACGGCCGGTTGGATGTGGTAACGGCGAACCGCGGGGCAGCTTCGCTCTCGGTCCTGCTAAACCCTGCCGGAACGGGCGTACTTTCCCAGGCTACGACCATCAGCGTACCGGGCAACCCCACAGGTGTGGTAGCCGCCGATTTCAATGCGGACGGCCGCCCGGACCTGGCCGTATCCGGGGCTACCGGCAACTCGGTGGCAGTTCTTCTCAACATCGGAAACGGCCAGTTTGCTAGTCCGCTTACACTACCGACGGGCGCGTTTTCCACTGGGCTGGTAGCCACCGATGTGGATGCCGACGGCCGGCTCGACTTGGCAGCCGCTCACTCTACCGGTCCAATAGCCGTTCTGCGGAACCTTGGTACCGGGCAGTTTGCGGCCCCCAGTGTTATTGCCGCCAGCGGGGCTCCCGTACAGATTATTGCGGCCGACCTGACGGGTGACAACCGCCCCGAGTTGCTGACCAGCAGCGAAGGCCGGTCGCCGGTGGTAGTGTTGCGGAATGATGGCAGCGGCCAGTTTCAGGTGGAGCCCCAGCCGAACGGCTTTTACTCCAGCGGCCTGAGCGTGGCGGACATCTATGGCGATTCGCAGCCGGAGGTGCTGGTGACCAGTGCTCGCAATAACGAAGTCTCCATCCTACGCAATACCAACGGCGTCCTGTCGTTTGGCGTCATACTAGTCGTGAGCGGAGCACCGTATGATGTGGCAGTAGCCGATGTAAATGCTGATGGCCGCCCCGATCTTACAGTGGCCAACCTAGGAGCCAGCGCGGTGAATACGTTCCTGCAAGGAGGCGGCACTGTTACCAGTAGCCAGACAATGGTAGCTGCTACAGACCAGTGGCTGGTGTATCCCAATCCGGCCGCTGACCGCCTGCACCTGCGCTTTTCCGGGGCTAATTTCACTTCCTCTTATCGGGCAGAGCTGTTGGACGCGACTGGCCGGATAGTGCTTAGCACTGTTTTGGACGGTCACCTATCAGCACAGGAATTACAGGTAGAAAAAATAGCCCGCGGCTCCTACGTTTTGCGGCTCACCAGTGCTTCGACCTCACTTATCCGTCACATCCTCCTTCGATAA
- a CDS encoding DEAD/DEAH box helicase, whose protein sequence is MPQLTEPAPHISFLLQQLPGLTLPQVLRLAPRSFVPDTHVQRALAVLEVEVNAAQLVRRSLGEETVVEVQQTAAGLTLACTCGTVGENLCETQAQMVLALINRPELRVFFDAPLRQNQLLAAAREYGLEHAPDLEEHFQLTYAATGTTVIPRRPDLLPVTPVANQEMVRRLLPPPPTPAAATGGQRLLVLARHRYYGHLTLHLAEAALTAAGKLKNPLTLLNPLDGIWQLTNLAELKFYTGLARFQHNYDEARTPAAVEALRAVVRNPPGLPIFVHQAPAGEKLTAPTLRPVRLHGGRLELRLHVAQQDAFYQITGQLLVQDQALDLQALTIHYEYFVALHDDLYLLDDLDVWRVVEFFQQRNNALLVHESKFAEFRAEVLQGLEDRLHIHYAYLRPATRRQLAAAGFGATPEPLLYLSDAGPHVELLAAMRYGEREVPVLSKRQLQATDALGKPFAVARDGAAEDRLTAALLHHWPELADQQTQDSFYLARARFLDEDRVLAALADWRAGGIKVLGFRQLQGNRLNPHRAEVSVQVSSETNWFDTRLAVRFGRQHATLPQLSQAVRNRRRYVVLDDGSHGVLPPEWLARFARYFAAGEVVENQLRTPPAGFAAVEELYAAEELMPTAQARLAGIRTAVADFRGITPVPVPAGLRATLRDYQREGLNWLNFLDAFGFGGGLADDMGLGKTLQVLAFVLHLRAQGRPGPCLVVVPTSLVFNWQAEAARFAPGLRVLTWHGAGRRRQPPDFGAADLVLTTYGTLVSDLSRLKAQEFEYVFLDEAQAIKNPASQRYRAACQLRSRGRVVLTGTPIENNTYDLYALLSFTCPGLLGSLRQFRARYATRIDKFGEEPVARELHRKIRPFVLRRTKAQVAPELPQKTEMVLYCEMPAEQRRVYDACRQDFRNLLLGQREDVTARNHASVLAGLTRLRQICDSPALLPDLPDYGAASAKLAVLLEEIQNHAPQHKILVFSQFVGMLDLIRPMLEAHDIPYQYLTGQTRQRAAVVRAFEEQDEVRVFLISLKAGGTGLNLTRADYVYLVDPWWNPAVENQAIDRAYRIGQNKPVVAVRLICPDTVEDKIRQLQESKQELAQDLIRTDAALLKSLSPRELLELVG, encoded by the coding sequence ATGCCGCAACTCACCGAGCCAGCGCCGCACATTTCTTTCCTGCTGCAGCAGCTTCCTGGTCTAACGTTGCCGCAGGTACTGCGCCTTGCTCCCCGTAGCTTTGTGCCCGATACCCACGTTCAGCGCGCCCTGGCCGTGCTGGAAGTGGAAGTCAATGCCGCGCAGCTGGTAAGGCGCAGTTTGGGTGAAGAAACGGTGGTAGAGGTGCAGCAGACGGCGGCGGGTCTGACGCTGGCGTGCACTTGCGGGACAGTAGGAGAGAACCTATGCGAAACCCAGGCCCAGATGGTATTGGCCTTGATCAACCGCCCGGAACTGCGTGTATTCTTTGATGCGCCGCTGCGCCAGAACCAACTGCTGGCCGCCGCCCGGGAATACGGTCTGGAGCATGCTCCAGACCTTGAGGAGCACTTCCAGCTGACGTATGCTGCCACCGGGACAACGGTCATTCCGCGCCGCCCCGATCTGCTGCCTGTAACACCCGTTGCCAACCAGGAGATGGTGCGCCGCCTGTTGCCCCCGCCGCCGACACCGGCAGCAGCTACGGGTGGCCAGCGGCTGCTGGTGCTGGCGCGCCACCGCTACTACGGGCACCTTACCCTGCACCTGGCCGAAGCCGCGCTGACAGCCGCTGGTAAGCTTAAAAATCCGCTTACCCTGCTCAACCCGCTGGATGGCATCTGGCAGCTCACTAACCTGGCGGAGTTGAAGTTCTACACCGGTTTGGCCCGCTTTCAGCATAACTACGACGAGGCCCGGACCCCGGCCGCAGTGGAGGCGCTGCGGGCCGTGGTGCGTAACCCACCGGGGCTGCCCATATTCGTGCATCAGGCCCCGGCCGGCGAGAAGCTGACGGCTCCGACGCTGCGGCCCGTACGGCTGCACGGCGGGCGGCTGGAGCTGCGGTTGCACGTAGCGCAACAGGACGCGTTTTATCAGATAACCGGCCAGCTGCTGGTGCAGGATCAGGCCCTCGACTTGCAGGCCCTGACCATCCACTACGAGTACTTTGTGGCCCTGCACGACGATTTGTACCTGCTCGATGACCTGGATGTCTGGCGGGTAGTGGAGTTCTTCCAGCAGCGTAACAACGCCCTGCTGGTGCACGAGTCGAAGTTTGCCGAATTCCGGGCTGAGGTGCTGCAGGGGCTGGAAGACCGTCTGCACATCCACTACGCCTACCTGCGCCCCGCTACCCGTCGGCAGCTGGCCGCCGCCGGTTTTGGGGCAACGCCGGAGCCGCTGCTCTACCTTTCCGACGCCGGCCCCCACGTGGAGCTACTGGCTGCCATGCGCTACGGCGAGCGGGAAGTGCCGGTCCTCTCAAAACGCCAGCTACAGGCCACGGATGCCCTGGGAAAGCCGTTTGCGGTAGCTCGTGACGGTGCGGCTGAAGACCGGCTGACGGCCGCCCTGTTGCACCACTGGCCCGAGCTGGCCGATCAGCAAACCCAGGATTCGTTTTATCTGGCCCGGGCCCGGTTTCTCGACGAAGACCGAGTGCTGGCCGCGCTGGCCGACTGGCGGGCGGGCGGTATCAAGGTGCTGGGGTTCCGGCAGCTGCAGGGCAACCGGCTCAATCCGCACCGGGCCGAGGTGTCGGTGCAGGTCAGTAGCGAGACGAACTGGTTTGATACTAGGCTGGCGGTGCGTTTCGGGCGGCAGCACGCCACGCTGCCTCAGCTCAGCCAGGCCGTGCGCAACCGCCGCCGTTACGTGGTGCTCGATGACGGTAGCCACGGTGTACTGCCGCCCGAGTGGCTGGCGCGGTTTGCCCGCTACTTTGCGGCCGGAGAGGTGGTGGAAAACCAGCTCCGCACGCCACCTGCAGGCTTTGCGGCCGTGGAGGAGCTGTACGCTGCCGAGGAACTGATGCCTACTGCCCAGGCCCGGCTGGCCGGCATCCGGACGGCCGTGGCCGATTTCCGGGGCATTACGCCGGTGCCCGTCCCGGCCGGGTTGCGTGCTACCCTGCGTGACTATCAGCGGGAGGGCCTTAACTGGCTGAATTTCCTGGATGCCTTCGGGTTCGGGGGGGGGCTGGCCGATGATATGGGGCTGGGCAAGACGCTGCAGGTGCTGGCCTTTGTACTGCACCTGCGCGCGCAGGGCCGCCCGGGGCCCTGCCTGGTGGTGGTGCCCACGTCCCTGGTGTTTAACTGGCAGGCCGAAGCCGCCCGGTTTGCACCCGGCCTGCGGGTGCTGACGTGGCACGGGGCCGGCCGCCGCCGGCAACCACCGGATTTTGGCGCCGCTGACCTGGTACTGACGACGTACGGCACGCTGGTTTCGGACCTGTCCCGGCTGAAGGCGCAGGAGTTTGAGTACGTATTTCTGGACGAAGCCCAGGCCATCAAGAACCCGGCCTCCCAACGGTACCGGGCGGCCTGCCAGCTACGCAGCCGGGGCCGGGTGGTACTCACCGGCACCCCCATCGAAAACAACACCTACGACCTGTACGCGCTGCTTTCCTTTACCTGCCCGGGGTTGCTGGGCAGCCTGCGGCAGTTCCGGGCCCGGTATGCTACGCGCATTGATAAATTTGGGGAAGAGCCGGTGGCCCGGGAGCTGCACCGCAAAATCCGGCCCTTCGTGCTGCGCCGCACCAAGGCCCAGGTAGCTCCTGAGCTGCCCCAGAAGACGGAAATGGTGCTCTACTGCGAAATGCCGGCCGAGCAGCGCCGCGTGTACGACGCCTGCCGACAGGATTTTCGGAACCTGCTGCTGGGCCAGCGAGAAGACGTTACGGCCCGCAACCACGCCTCCGTGCTGGCCGGCCTCACGCGGCTGCGCCAGATCTGTGACTCGCCGGCCCTGTTGCCGGATCTGCCCGATTACGGTGCCGCCTCGGCCAAGCTGGCGGTGTTGCTGGAGGAAATTCAGAACCACGCTCCGCAGCACAAAATCCTCGTTTTCTCGCAGTTTGTGGGCATGCTCGACCTCATCCGGCCCATGCTGGAGGCCCACGATATTCCGTACCAGTACCTGACCGGGCAGACGCGGCAGCGCGCCGCCGTGGTGCGGGCGTTTGAGGAGCAGGACGAAGTGCGGGTGTTTCTCATCAGCCTGAAAGCCGGCGGGACCGGCCTCAACCTCACCCGTGCCGACTACGTGTACCTAGTGGACCCCTGGTGGAACCCCGCCGTGGAAAATCAGGCCATTGACCGCGCCTACCGCATTGGGCAGAACAAGCCCGTGGTGGCGGTGCGCCTCATCTGCCCCGATACCGTGGAGGACAAAATCCGCCAGCTGCAGGAGTCGAAGCAGGAACTGGCCCAGGACCTGATCCGCACCGATGCCGCCCTGCTCAAGTCCCTCTCGCCCCGGGAGCTGCTGGAACTGGTGGGGTAG